The following nucleotide sequence is from Ornithodoros turicata isolate Travis chromosome 2, ASM3712646v1, whole genome shotgun sequence.
GCTTCTgtcagaaaaacaaaaatattaaaCAAATTTCCTGGAAACAAAGTCATTTGGTGCTGCTGCATCATCAAATACACTTGCTAACAATTTCTTTCGTTGGTGGATTAAAATTAGTGCTGCACAGATTAAATGATGTGGCACACAGATTAAAATTTTTGCACCCGGATTAATTTGGTGCCCAGATTTAAAATTTTGTGTTTGGATTAAATGGTATGGCACCTGCATTAAAAATTTGGGAGCTGGATTATTTACTCTGGTGCCTAGATTCAAAATTTTCCAAATGAATTAAAATGActgagaaaacctgtagatgcATTTGGGGTGACATGATGAATGCAATCTTCTGCTCTGGCCAGATGCAGTGAGTCCTTGTCCTGGCATTGCTTTCCAGCACTCACTGTAAAAGTCGCTCATTTAGGTATGTAGCAAAGCATTCCCATTCCTTGTGCAAGGGTGGTGCACACTATTTTCTCGCCCTGCTGATCGCACGTAGCTTCAATCCGCCAGAATATTGGGAAATTCACATGATGCATTGCCAGCTCGCTGTTTGTTCTTATGTGAAATAGTTTGTTCCGCACTGGCAAAGTAGGCACTGTAACCAAACGCGAGCACACACTGCCGCAGAACTTCGTCGCGAGCAATGCTGACACGTGAAGTCCTCCCACTTCGTAACTAGAGACCTGCATGTGTGCTTCTGTGCTACTGAGAATCACCTGCACGCATAATTACACGTGATTTTATTTGAAACAATGATCGCCGTACAGCATTTACCAAGTGAACCCCATTACCACTTATGCCTGCTGGAAAAGAAATGGTGATGTTTCAGGTTACGCAAAACCAAGCCAAGGCTTAGAAATACTGCAACCGAAATACTCCGAAATTTGATATTTGGGTGCTCCAAACTACTCCAGAATGCATATTTTTGTGCTCCAAAAAAGTGCTGCAAATTACATTTTGCAAGTAGCATCACTGACCATTTCATTGGCCATTTGCACCCCACGTTTCACAAAGGTATTCTCTTGACGTTTCTGAGCTTTTATACATAGTGTATTGTAGGCACCCGTCCGCAGGTGGATGAAGAGGAAATGGGTATGGCAGGAGGCAGATTAGAATAAAGGTGTCATACATACAGCAATATTTCTAAAAGTCCAGTAAGAAGTCGTTTAGCCACGAAGTGACTTTTGTTCGTAAATGATCACAAAAGTTCACGACTGACACGAGTGATGAAAGTTATAAAAGATGGCCTGTGGCCATTATTACATATGTGTACTAGGAATAGTAGTGCTATTAACAAAACTTCATACATTGTTTTACACTTTCTTTACAGAGCCGTTTTGCCGTAAACAGCGTAACTTCAGGAGACTATAGCTGGCCTGTCAAGATCGCACGCTTTGTCACGGAGATGAATCTGGGTTTTCGGCTACTTAACCTGAAAAATGATTCTCTGAGAAAGAAGTTTGATGCCCTGAAGTATGACTTGAAAAAGGTGGAGGAGGTAGTGTATGACTTGTCTATTAGAGGACTGCGACCATCAAGTGAGAACCAGCCACCATCAGAGGGCCATATGTAAGCTGATGTGCTTGCCACTGTGGAACTGCACTGTGTTTGAATTTATTAAAACATGCTTAATGGAGATCTGGTGACGTGTACTGAAAGAGTGGGGAGGAGTGGTGGTGCCCTGGAATATCAAAGACAAATGCATGCTCATACAAGTGGCATAGGGCCCAACTAAACCACACAGTTGTTTGTTTTTATGACCTTCACGTATAAAAGAGGAAAAGAGGTAACTTAAGAAACTAGTACAAGTTACGTCTGCATTGTGCTTGAGTTAGGAAATAAATACGGACTTTTGAAAGTATATTTGTAACATACCAAATTGTACCAAGAGGAATTTGAGAtacagtaacttgagtagagtatttgTAGCAGCATTCTCTGCATGCCACTTTTATGGCATGGTATGCGACCAGCTCGAGAATGAGTCAGTTCATTTAAAGGCTGAACCGCATGGCACAAAAAAACTATCCGAAAACtgtccgaaccgaaatcgggaccaaACTTTtatctgtgcatcaccgcatggTACCGAACTGCAAGCCGAAGCTCGACCAAAAACTTCTGACCTTGGGGGCACATTGCCTTTCAACCAAGCAGCTCAATGaaataatccctgtattcataggtGTAGATAGGTGTAGATAGTATTCATATTGCTACGTCAttgttgctatggttctccctCCGGCCGAATCCATGGGATGCTCactactttttcggttggcgtcacttcctatttcggaggagaaatctggcttggccagatcgTGCCGAAAACGTCCCGGAATTCTGTTCTCTCAAAAATGTTCGGTCCCGAATTTGGTTTGTACGCTTTTCTTGCATGCATTTCATGCTTTAGAGACGACAGTGGTCAGTAAAGTCTCCTGCCTCTTTCTCATGGTCCAAAGAGATGAAAGCTGCTGCTGCCTCCCAGGCCATCAAAGGAGGTTGGAGCACGTtaatagatgtggttcattacatcgtgCACACATTGTATTACACACTAGAGTATTGAGGAAAAAGCTATGCATTTTCTACGTGTCTTGCTTGGCGAGGTACAAAACCTTGAACACACGTACTTGTgaagctctgacatcagagctcCGGCCATTCCCAATGGCTGTCATAAGCGTGTGGCCCCTTTCGCTCTTTCTCATTGGTGGAGAAGCCTGCTGTGTCaccagagccgcatgagtttcagTATTTGCTGTGCCAGTTTTCTACGCATCTATATTTGCTTTTATTGGTTTTATACTACATGTTTTCTACTGTATTCTGCGTGTCTATTACCACTTTTACTGGTACCCTTAACTAGTAACGCATTTAAGTGCATTTGACATTTATCCTGAATAACTTTAGACGAAATGCTGCAACCCATATAAAGGACAGCTTTATCCTGGAGAGGAGGGGGGATGATGTAGCAGTTGCATCATCAACCACAATGACAGTGCTCCTGGCGCGAGAAGAAAACATTCAGTTCACCTTGAGCAACTCAACCTAGCGGACCGGTAAAACCCCCATCTACAATGTACCTGTGAACCTTGTCACTTCCTCTCAACACATTTAATGTTGACGTCACTCCGCGTCTCCGAGGTCACTCGGAGGTTCACTCCTTTGTTTTCAACTCCTGCCTTTCCTACGTGGGCCCTGTCGTGGTCGCACCCAATCAGCAGTGTAGGAAAAAGAATACCGGAAGTCCAAACGAAGTGTAACATCTGATGCCGCCAATGCGACCGAACAAGCGCCCGACTTAGTATCGAATGACTAAAATTCAAACCACGCGCAAAACCTTGCGGCTTGTGACGTGCGCTTCCTCGTCGTCTTCTGTGAGATTTCTTACAGCGCTCCGGGCGGCAGATGAACGAAGTCGTGTTGATGGCCTAGAGTTCCAGCTTGTTCAGCAGCTGAACTGGCCTAGAATGACAGCTCCACCAGGAAGCTGTACCTTACAAACACGGATCACCCTGTCGCTTCCGGGATAGGTTTCAATAATCCGGCCTAGGGGCCAAAGAACCCTTCACTGAAATCTTGAAGGTGCAAGCACTAGCTCCCCTGTTCGAAACGGAACGACTGCTCTTTACTGGAGACGACTGCTGCTAGGTAGCTCCGAGATGCATTTCCGGCTCCATCGAGTCCAAAACTGTGCGAGCATTTCTTCTCGCTTGCGGTTCCTCTCGAGTAGAGTAGAGTGTGTCTCTTCCAGATCATCTTTGTCATGGTCAACTTGCGGTAAGGCAGTCAGCTGCTTCCCCACAAGAAAGTGAGACGGAGAGAGTGCAGAAAAGTCTCTGGGATCGTCTGACATGTAAGTCAGCGGTCTTGAGTTGACGATAGCCTCTACCTCGGTCAAGATGGTTATCAGGCTTTCAAAAGTGATGTTCATTGCAGCCAAAAAGACACACACTCAGACAGAGAACAGAGAGAACAGAAAACTGTCTTTTTGGATGCAATGAACACCACGTTGAACTTGAACCAACTACcccagcttgccacccttgtgAAGTTTATTTCAAAAGAGGCTGCTGCGTCCGAGAACTTTCCGCAGAGAGTCTTTCACAGTCCTGATTAGTCTCTCCCAAAATCCTTCCCACCGGGCGGCGCGCTCAGCAATGAAATGCCAGCTGATGTTGTGGTTGGCGCAATATCGCTGGAAAGGTTCGCCATTATTGATGATAGTGGAGATCTCTCGTAGGTCACGGGAGGCCCGCTTAAAGGTGGTGAAGTTGGTGGTATATCTTGGATGGAGCAGACCTGCGAGAGATGAATCTTCTGAAGGCCTGCATGAAACTGTGAATATTCATTGACGTTGTGAGTTCATGATGTACAGCTCGGGTGACAGCACATGTGAATAATAAGATGTAGCACTTGTGGGTGACGTCGGAGTCGTACTGAAGGAAGTACAGAGGGCCGGCGAAATCAAGTCCGGTGACGTCGAAAGGCTGCGTCTTAGAAAGACGGTCTGCAGGAAGAGGAGCAGTTCTTTGACATGTGGGCTTGCTTCCAAATCTACGACAGACCACACAagaggctagttccatctcaaatcgaacaatccggtacacttgatgtctcggatgaacgggaaaaaaaatatatattgaagccatcggtgagttaggagaaataaacgctttccgaattctctgcgctgcgcggttcgggaagtaggagaggaggaaaaaactgcctctcgtaagacgatgtcgtcgcgcgcgggtttgagcgttcgctacaaggctatttcttgtaaCATTATAGAactttcttgatctggctttagaccacttagggcacaataggatcctgcgttggcagtgctgtaccggtttttgtttgtctgcaaaaaaatatcaaagttgactcaaagtgccgaaaaacaccatattcactgcaggtttgcggacgatgtacaaaacggataagactgagctttatgccgtttaatttgtcattcatagggctatcgaattatgtataatttgttgctctacactgtaaggaacgtaagcgatacctcttttagtagcaccataccaccgaaaaatgacgaatttcggaagcctttatctaaaaaacccaccaaaaacttacctcgaaaactttatatgttgtaggtagtcccttagactatgcacagaagcaaaatcaaaattcggacttgatcggtaggcgcactgtgaattttttgccagccctatacgcggagcgcattcaagcggaggcaccgtgtcccgcgtgttgcaaaatcgaattttccagggactttcaacttctgtcttcatataaaaagtaattgctgtcatttgaaaccattctgaggtttcaaagtttccttttcaaggttctgagcgtttgcgttcataacaatggcgtaatcgctgaatctagattgtggagcaaccagatgtgctcgcattttttgcgggatgtcacacatgtattgcaagtgctgggagcaagGGAAGAACAtaatgattttacatctttgtaagaggcatatctgttcaaggttattctaaacaagcatatttactgtacgcattatggcaggacggacgcagtgacttccagtattctttgaaacatttcctttcctacggcctcaTGACCTCGAAGGGGGAAAATTGCACTGAGAAAAATGTTGTAGTgtcatacgcacacactcaaggctaattcatggtgccttttgtgaaccttgccgaaacagcccgaccgGCGCAGCTGTCTAGTATGTCATTCGGTTCGACATactgcgaccatgggaaggtcctgatcgcatttactccctgaagacaccttgcgcaaagtttcgcctacacacagaagacgcttcactcacttctcgactacaggagtgcatggagtgcccttatacagagtgtgcgacgacatctgcattactgtagtgtgtcgtcctggtatcacacctacctcaatgacctcttcgttgtacagtgctggtcgtgtggatttcgctaactaccgcctcatacacaagaaaaaagtgctatagacaaaggattttcgctttgcttcggagatcggcgtagctgccataaagactgtggttccagcagatcaagccgaaggcgtaacatAAGTGGgtcagctatgcagaagctgcttcaagtacctcacagcaaaggtggctgaatcataacacgcagcaatgttgcccacatttgaaagaaaatctaacaagaacctgccatcaaaagtaacattaaggaaagtggcttccacaacggcctaaagcagttgatgacacgagcactctcatccacccagaatgctctgcataacttacgttaccttctcaccttcgtcaccttgtcttcttcgctgtcaagttcttgttattctgtgtactgtaaatatgcttcgatatgatcaccgtggacaaacatacctcttataaagacgcaaaagtattctaaagcattctgttcttgacgggctcccagcacctgcaatgcatgtgtgtcatcccgcaaaaaatgtgagcacatatggttgctccacaatctacattcagcgattacaacactattatgaacgcaagcgctcagaacggtttcaaatgatagcaattactttttatgtgaagacagaagttgaaagtccctttggaaaattcgattttgcaacacgcgggacacggtgccaagGTTTGAATGCGCtctgcgtatagggctggcaaaaaattcacagtgcgcctaccgataaagtccgacttttgctttttcttctgtgcatagtctaatgAACTACCTACAGCATATAAAATTTttgaggcaagtttttggtggggttttttagataaaggcttccgaaattcgtcatttttcggtggtatggtgttactgaaagaggtatcgcttacggttctgacagagtagagcaacaaattatacatcattcgatagccacatgaatgacaaattaaacggcataaagcttaATTTTATCCGTCTTGTACATCGTCctcaaagttgcagtgaatatggtgcttttcggcactttgagtcaactttgatatttttttgtagacaaacaaaaacgaagacagcactgccaacgcagggtcctattgtgccctatgtGGTCCAAAGCCAGATaaagaaatttctataatgcgacaagaaatagccttgtagcgaacgctcaaacccgcgcgcgacgacatcgtcttatgagaggcagttttttcctcctctcctacttcccgaaccgcgcagcgcagagaattcggaaagcgtttatttctcctaactcaccgatggcttcaacatatatttttttcccgttcattcgagacatcaagtgtaccggattgttcgatttgagatggaactagccaagAATAAAGGCCTTTCTTAACCGTCTGACGTCCACGTATAACCCAGTACTTCTCTCGAAGCTGTGCCAGAATTCCTTGTACTCCAGCGTGCATTTGCTGAACGTGAAGATGCTTGATCAATAGCCACGTAAATCGACGTCTGCTTGGAAGTATAATCGGCTTGGTCGTTGCCTCGTTGAAGTCACTGAGGTTCAACCGCGTTTGCAAGCGGAGGACTCCTTCTTCATCGATAAAGGTTGATAAAGCCTGCAGTTGCGTATGGCTACCAGGATGACAACAGAAGATGCTTCCTTGTACGGTTTTTAGCCAATATGTTTCGGCATGATACAGTTCTTGAGCTGTGATTGTTCCGACGTATCTGTTAGGTTCTGGATGCCTACTATTGTGAACAAAGCGCAGGACCCAGGCGGTTACTGCCAAAACATGAGGGAACTTGCTGTAATCGTCCAACGAAAACAATGGTTGAGCAGAGGTCTGTGCAAGAGCCACAGATGTATTCAGAGGCTCATCGGTCATAGCTTGAGGCTTACTCGTTGTTGTAGGCCAAGCTGTGGATTCATCACAAAGTCAAGCAGGTCCAGTCCACCAAAGAGTCTCATTTAAGAGCGCAGTTGCGGAGACCCCACGTGCTAAGAGATCTGCAGGGTTGTCAGTGCCAGGCAATGTCTCAAACAGCTCAAAGGCAGGTGACGTTGAACCTCCAAAACACGGGGGCTTACAAAAGGTTGTATACGAGAAGGTGCGGTCTTTATCCACGAAAGGGCAATCATGGAATATGTCCATGCATAGCAGCTCGAAATAGGAATGAGCAGAGCGTCGGATGCAGTCGTCAACAGTCGCGTCGCAAGCAGTGCTGCAAGCAGCTCCAACCTGGGAAGCGTCTGCCGCTTAAGGGGTGCAACTCGAGATTTTCCAATCACAAACGAGATCGTATTCCCAGACGTAGTTGCACTTCTGTGGTAGACAACGGCTCCATACGCTTGAGGACTGGCGTCGACAAAGACGTGTAACGTAGATTCGAGCCGTTGAGGCGTCGAGGTATCAGCCAGAAGCCGTCGTTGTGAGAAACTTTGTAGAAGGCGAAGTCCTGAACACCATGTGTTCCAAATTTGGGCGTCTTCCGGGGTCAGCTGAGCATCCCACGTAGTCTTTTTCTCCCATAGCCGTTGGAATAGGATCTTGGCGGTGATGGTAAATGGCGCAAGGAATCCGAAAAGATCATACAACCGTCAGACACCTTGCAAAACATACCGCTTCGTATCTCTCTTGACGCTAAAAAAATCGAGAACGGAGGCGAGGGAACATGAAAGTTCGTCATCAATGGTGTTCCAAGTAATGGCTAGCACTTTGACGGTAGTCGCTGTTCTGGTGACACCTCTGTTTACGAAGGTTTGCTGAAGGGGGCCTGCATTGATGATCCAGTTGCGCACAGGCATGCTGGCAGCATCGAAGATTTTAAGTGTCTCTTCAAACACCCGAGTGGCCTCGTAAAGATCACAAGCACCGGTGAGAAGGTCGTCAACATAAAATCGCTCTTTCAGTCTTGCTATCGTCGACGGGAAGGCAGACTCCTGCAGCTGCAGATAATGATAAATAGTGGCAGACAGCAAGAAAAGGCTCGAAGTTTCGCCAAAGGGTACACGAGTCATGCGCCATAGTTCCACAGGTGGTAGCTCTCCTTGTGTAGAGGGTAGAGTGCTGTACCAGAAAAACAGCAGGAAATCTAGGTCACGACTACCGAGGAGAATCTGCAGGAAAGCCTTTTCAATATCAGCATTCATGGCAATTTCCAAAGATCGGAACATGAGCAGGAGTTGCACAATATCAGGATTGAGGTTGGGTCCGGGGTCCAAAAGGTCATTCAGAGATTCCATCCCGGGCGCTTTAGAACTGATATCGAAGACGATACGAACTTTCGTTGTTTCACGGTCCCTCCTTACGGCATGGTGAGGCATGAGTAGACTCGGGAGGAGTTTGAACAATCATATTCAACGGGAACTCTCTCGACGTGATTGTCTTGAAGATATTGTTGTTATTATACCTTATCAAAGCACGCAGTACATGTTTTCCCGCGAAGAGGGCCAAACCTCCGTAACGCAGGTCCACAGCCCGCAGCACCCCAAATATTGACGAATAGTTCGGTCGTATCCCTCCAGCACGTCTGGATCGCGGCGAAGACTGCGGGTAAAGcgctaaccgcatacgacgaattttcgacggaaaaacggccaccgtcaccgtttttccggtgagccgacgcgagcaatgggaacttcaccgatttctcgacgacagcggtggacagaaaaattcggcgaagagcggaagcggccgctcgacgcCAGCCAATAGGACCCCTCCGCGCGCtgtcgttccacgagcggatgtgccggaccagtggcgggcatttcggatgcccgtatggCTAACCTGGGAAGTGGGAAGGTGGGAAGGATGCTGTCGTCCGctcgctgctgtctgagggcgcttttgAAGCGCTTGCTTCGAGAATATGCATTGACCGCAAGAACTATTCTGTGTGTCACTATAATttttctatgtgtagcaaaatatttatcagttaatttgaagtcaaaatttaacacggaCTAACGAAACGCCGGCTAGGAAAGCCACcgtccgccgcagtggaaatctgtgcatgcggttcatcccgccgtttttccgtcgagttgtCATGCCGGTGGGGAAGTTGGCCGTTTtttcgtcgagaaatcgtcgtatgcggttaccgcttaagTGCGTCCAGACGCCGTCGAGGCAGGTCTCTATTGTTGCCCAGATTTGTAAGCTCTCCCTTCCAAGGCAGGCGTAAAACATATCGTTTGTCAGTCAAGCATGTAGTCTCACAAAAGCGCTGCAAGACCGGGTTATTCGACAATACGTCCTGAGATAATGTCTCATTTACTTGCTTGATGCCGAGGTGTTCGAGATCCCAGAACTTCTGAAGATCTTTTGAAATGCTGATGTCGTCAGTCTGAATGTGGGTCACTTGGACTCGCATAGTAGAGGTTTTCAAAGAAGAGTTGAGCGCACGTGGACCTTGAACTGCCCAGCCAAAGATGGTCTCCATAGCGACGAGTCCGTCATGCAGCTTCTTCGTGTTGCCGGTAGCAATCTTCCAATAGTAATCGGCTCCTATGAGCAACGAGACTCCAGTAATGTCCAGAGAAAGAGCCGGGTCATCAGCAACGGACATGCTGTCATCACGCAGGTGGGAGATGAGAACGTTATCTGGAACGGGTAGCGTTTCCATGCAGAAATCTTCAAATTCCAGGGCTTCAATCTCGACCATGTTTTGCGAGAATGCGGAATGAAGTGTTACGTTCACTCTACGAGATGGTGAGTCAGTGTTAGCACGGCGTCCAAGGGCAAATATGGCGATCTCTTCATATCCTGCAGTGCCGCATCGTAACTTGCATGATGTGTCCCGCCTTATAAAGGTACGTTGGCTGCCGCCATCTAACAAAATGCAGAGAAGCTTCTTGCGTGCTCCAGTCCGACCTTGTGCTCAAATCCTTGCTGTTTTGAGCAGTACAATGGAACTTGTGTTTGCTGTCGACACGTTGACTCTGGCGGTGTCGATTCAAGAAGAGCGACAGGAGGACAGGACACCTGAGGGGGCGTGCTATAGGTTGGGCCCGTGCAAGAAACGTTCGAAGTTTGCATGTTCTTGCAGCAGAGAGATGTGAGATGTTTCCCTTTGCAACGGGAACAGGAAAGACGAGCAGCCGACCGAGTGTCATTTGTGAGGTGTCGTCGTTCGCCGCATTTCAAACAGCACCCGGATCGCTTGAGCTTGTTGAGTTTCTCCTCAGGGGTAAGGGGCAGCTTACAATCTGCTTCATGGTGCTGGGAGGAGTCGCGGAGAACACACTTAGTAACAGGGGAGTCCGTCTGTGTAGTCAGGGCAGAAGCCGAAGGTACAAGAGGCTCccgttcccgggtttcggcaccatagTCTCTCCCAAAATCCTCCCTTTTTCGTCTTACCATGCATTCTCTGTTGTCAATTTCTTTTCGCTGTAAGGTCATCAGAGATGAAAGACTCGAACTTTCGTCGAGAGTTCTATATTCACTGCTATTTTGAGAAGACTCGACAGTACCTTCACTGCTGCTTAGAGCAGCAGACTCCACAGTGGCCAATTCCCTCGTATTAGGACTTCTCTGACGATAGTACTCCAGTTCGAAGTAACTCTTCCGCAGTAACTCTGTCATCAGCACAATGCCGTAGGAACTCTCTGAAACTTCTCGAGGTTGCGCATCCGGACAGTCAAAACGTCGTAGAGTTGCCTCAGTCTTGTTACGTCGTCAGAGGACCGCACATTTGGTAACTC
It contains:
- the LOC135384842 gene encoding uncharacterized protein LOC135384842; the protein is MPHHAVRRDRETTKVRIVFDISSKAPGMESLNDLLDPGPNLNPDIVQLLLMFRSLEIAMNADIEKAFLQILLGSRDLDFLLFFWYSTLPSTQGELPPVELWRMTRVPFGETSSLFLLSATIYHYLQLQESAFPSTIARLKERFYVDDLLTGACDLYEATRVFEETLKIFDAASMPVRNWIINAGPLQQTFVNRGVTRTATTVKVLAITWNTIDDELSCSLASVLDFFSVKRDTKRYVLQGV